Genomic DNA from Maylandia zebra isolate NMK-2024a linkage group LG17, Mzebra_GT3a, whole genome shotgun sequence:
ACTATGTCTGTATATTAGTGTGTactttgcattttcattttattttttgtaaaaaatgaaGGTTATTACAAACAGTCCTgttgatgtgttaaataaaaaaaatgaaatttggtggtaaaaatgaaatatttagaaGCTACCTTATTGATTTTAGCATTAAATTATAATAAACTTTATCAACAGGAACACCAAAATGGTTATAGATATGTTTATCCCAGCAAAGGGAAATAAACCCCCCAGAAAAGCCTTGTAAGCGATCTTGCAGTTTGGATTACAGAATTTAAGAGGTTCACCTAAAGGCACCATGACGAACTGCGAACGCATATTGAACCGTAAAAAACCTTGTAGGTGCGCAAGTTATAATCACGAGGGGATGGTTGCGGTCGTACATAACCTGTGTTCCACATCAGGCACGTGCTGGTGGGGGGCGGAAGGGGCTTGAGCGcctgcccctttcctgatgggtgccccaAGTGCCCTTTTCTTGAGGcaaatttttatttaagaaatgcAATCTTTTCATTCTAACATTTTCTATCGTCTAATGAGCTTagaaagcatctggacttcgttagttttcttgaagacgtttcgactctcatccgagaagcttcttcagttccaagagcaaatggtggagagtcccagatttggAGCCCTATGCTAGTGTCCCCCATTTTCTATCATTACTTTATTAAGGATtaggtgcaagagttgttaagTGTGGATAATTAAATAATAGATTAATGCAATAGCAAATTGTGCCTTGCTCTCAGGTgaacagcaagtggagagtgatagaTGAGATGAGGAGATGGAAGAAGGAAGAGAGGCAAAATGTGATTCCCAGGCAGAGCCTAGTTTATTTCTCGCAGTTCTTTTTAACCTGTTGCCTTacggttccaagcgctgtcaccaatctttgcattttagtATCATCTCAtgagctaccatctctcctatggggacttttttaatgtctacagtcccAGATCAACACAGCTCTGCTGGCTCTGTGGCCCAATATAACTTGCTATCATTTATGAGGGATATATTTGTTCTTCGATTCTTATCAAATCTTTACAGCAGTTTAAATCCGATCCGTCTTTGCAAACACCGGAATGCCCCGGACTCTTCCTGTTAAGTATCATCTTGCTGCTCCGTGGTTTACTGGAACTCCCGCCCGCTGTCGTCTGGGGTAGTTTAAAAGCAACTCAACCCGCCCATCTCCTCTCACTTCCTCCGCAGCAGTCGGTGCTCCTGTGGACTCCACAAACAGAACTGTTTTCTTCAAAAGTGTTCTTCCCTCTCAAGCTGCAAATATGGCTCAGATCAACACCTGCCTTAAACGCACCTTCATCATCTTCAACATCTTCTTCGCGGTGAGTTGAGCTTCATTTTCAAACAGCAGCTAAAACGTGTTTGGTCCCAGCAGTAATTTAAAGTGCGCAGTGCCGGGTTGTTGTGCCAAAAACGTTTCcgtgtgttttttatgtgtaatatcgtTACGTATGTTGctaaatagacttcggtgaacaggtATTGCAAAGGGGTTAaatacacaatttaaaaaaattacctgTTTCTCAATTATCTTTGtagctgtgttattgtacttAATTATAATCAATCAGCTTTCTTTTGTCCACGTAAAATATGTTTACAGAactatttttgtatttgttgcGATTTCAGCTGTCCTCTTGGCCAGAATACTCTTaaaagagacatttttaaagcaaacaagtttttttttttaaactgcataaataaaggatacataaaagtcactgccaaaaagtgattgtgcttctaccttgttacaggAATGTTGTTTGTTGGTCAAGATGACTTGATATAATTCATGAGGGAtatatttgacatatgtttcacatattgtAGATCAACAAGTtatttatagcagtttaaatacaaccaatcagtttttggcaaatgccagaaatcagtttttggcagacaatcactttttggcacaacaccgtcACATCTCACAACATAAGCTTCGAAGGCGTCACTGTTTCACTTGGGGTTGGTGGTTGGTGGACTTTGTTTTACTGGTTCCAGTTCTGTTTAGTTCTGTTACTTTAGTCTTTATTTGTTTGGAAGTAGGCCAGCTGATCGTTAGCTAGGCTGTGGTTACCTGTATTTCAAAATAGCTGCTCATATTCGAGTAATTCTAAGCTATGAcctagtttcctgtttttctggGCGGTTTTTAAGCTTTGTGAATTCTTtggtttttatctttttgttcATGTCGCTGTATTACAACACATCTGTGGAATGCACTGGATGACTTGATCCAAACAGATTGTACATACCTGTTCATACCTGCACAAAGAATGAACCCAAGCCCGAGGCTGAACCTGAACCTCAGCACAACAGTGattcataaataaatcaaaaataatGAATCGGTGTCTTTTTATTCATCAAATAATCAATAATTTAATGCTGTACTTAGACTTTTGAAAAGCTAAACTGCTGAACTGCTGTTCTAACTGCAGTTTTATTGTCTAAAGTTTTGGTTCACAGCTGTTTCGGTTGTCGTGGTCCATAAAGTTCTAACcaatcagttttattttgtatttagatTGTTGGCGGCGTCATCATCAGCCTCGCTCTGCTGGCTCAGTTCTCCACCAGCATTCAAGAAGGAGGAAATGTGAGAACAAAGCTGTTGAAACACAGGTTTAACTCATGGGTGTGACTCTGAAGCCATATCTGACTTTTATTTACTGCTTTTGGCCGTAGCTGGAGGGTCGGGACAGTGGTCTGTTCAGCCTCTATATCATGGGCGCCATCATCATGGTGCTGGCTATCCTGGGAGCCTATGGAGCCCACAAAGAGAGCAGAGTTGCCCTGATTGTGGTGAGTACAAAGATTACCTGATCTTCTGGGATACTctaacttcaaaataaaaactcCAAATGTCGACTTACTGCTGGAGCCTTAGGTGGGCATCGGAAgtactgtaacttttgatacttCAGCCCTTAATTTTTAAGCCCCAAAGACTGCTGTTTGTACCCAATATGACCCCAAGGAgtaactaacacacacacagatcactgTTTCAGAAAGTGTCCCCCTGTGAGTATAGACTTGCTGTGCAGAGCACACTGGAGCTGAAAGCATGTTCTGGAGGCACTGCTGTTAAAGTGCAAAACTGCTTTTAGGTAAAATGAGAACAGTTGAAAAGCTTGAAGTAGATCACATGCACAGTTGTGAAAGAATAAAAATTACTTCCTTTTTACATGTTACAAAATTAACCATCTTAGAAATATTCTATGATTTAACCTGGAGAGTCAAatgatcttttttcttcttcctcacagtgaaACTGGTCAGGGTTGAGAAATGTCAGTAATCCCCAAATACATCAGATTAAGTGTTTTCATGTTCTTCCCCACAGTTCCTGGTGTGTATGGTCCTTGGATGTCTGGTGATGTTCAAATATGCAGTCCCGGTTGCCATCATGCGTCCACAGGTAAAGGCCCACCTGTCACTGCTTTGGAGTCTAATGATAGGAAATGTAAATACAGGCACTCCTTTATTTATGCTGTGAACATGATGAAGCTAAATTCACCAGTAAACACAATTAAAAGCCATCAAATTTCCAATAATTCATTtattggcagttgttgtgttgCGTAGTTTCAGAAAGTAGAGCATTTTCAGAGTGCTTTCCATGCAAAAATTCCCCATATGTTGTGCCAAATAGATAAAAATTTGATGCAAAGGGGTTGATAGAACTGAACACTAAGCTTGCCCCCAGCCCTAAAGAGATTCACCAGTGTCTGGTACATGTAAAGAGGTTTACatgagctgacagcagcagagaagTTTAATCAGGTATTcggttttcatttttattgtacATGGTTTTATTGTACCTGGTATATGTAGCTAAGGTGGAAGGTtgttaaaataaacatatattTAATGACAGTGTTTAACTTCAGTAAAATACTGTAGGTGATAACCTAACTAACAACTTCATCAGTTGAAAGTGTAAGAGTTCACTGTGGCTAAAGACATAGTGGAATTTCAGCTTCCtctgaaaaagttgaaataaCCACATTTTCACAGCCTGCAACCGCATGAGTGTCTGGTTGCCACATCAGCTCTACAGAGTGTTTAGCTTTGTTTTTCAAGGAAAAGTACTTGCAAACAACAGCAGTGACAAATAACATCGTTTAATAATCCAAATGTCAACATAGTTTTTAGTGAAATTACTATAAATGAGGCCTAAAAGTGACGTAAAGCTGAGTTTCATCAGTTTAATCCTCTCAAGCTTTGGAGGGTTTTCATCTTATTTAAACTGTTCCTTAAAGAATTTAATAAGGTCTAAactgtaatattaaaatatttcagttaTTACTTCAATTCTTTTTGCACAAATATCTCTGCTGGAAACCCTTTTAGTCACTTTATGTATCAAAATAATCACCAAGATAAATAATCACTGGCTAAAAAAAATGGTAGAACAACGTTATTTTCAAAAAGTGATATCTAATATGGATGACGATTTTGTTTGCAGATTGAAGGTATAATGGAGAACAAGTTtcggatgtttctgcctttggATGAAAACTCAAGGGATATGAAGAACATGGCTGACAACATCCAGAAAATTGTGAGATATTCAGCTCTGCCTTGTGTTTTATACTTCATGTACTTTGTGGATTTCTCTTTTGTtcaatttaatgttttattcttaCATCCAAACCAGCTGAGTTCCATTAAAGGCTGGGTTGGGATTTCCATGAAACTAAAACTTAATGGTACCCTTCAATGCCAAAATTGTGAAAATGCTAGTAGGGTTGTTGAGAAGGGAAAACAATCCAAATCGTGAATACTAAATGgtactaaaattaaaaaaataacagcaacaCAACCAACTTGGTGAAGCTGACAACCCGGTGTTTCTGAGGAATTTTGTCAGGTCAGCATTTTTAAGCTGAagtattagattagattagattagattagatagaactttattaatccctcgggtgggttcctctgggaaattcgatttccaaaaaagcacagcaccgacagaagttacagagttatacacacacacatatatataaatacagagacaatataaataaaatatacgaaggggataaatagaataaataggaataaaaataaaaatacaagtgaattgcacatttcaagtattgagtctattgcaccgttgactatttacaaaggtattgcacagtgaggtgaagaggcactacagcttagttgttccctcctttgtcctcctgtttcccctccctctcccctccagagaggagttaaacagtttgatggcgtgtgggacaaaggagtttttaagtctgttagttcttgtcttggggagaagcaacctgtcactgaacagactcttctggttgttaatggccgtgtgcagaggatgcccagcattgtccataatgtccatcagtttctttaatgtccttttctctgccactgtcaccagagtgtccagcttcatgccgaccacagagctagccctcctgatcagtttctccagcctggatgagtccttctttgctgtgctgctcccccagcacaccacagcatagaaaagtactccagcaaccaccgactggtaaaacatcctcaggagcttcctgcagatgttaaaagacctcagcctcctgaggaagtacagtcggctttgggcttttttatacaggtgctctgtgttgcatgaccagtccagtttattgtccacccacagcccgaggtacttgtacttgttgaccacctccacctcctccccctctatctgaaccggcagtggaccttctctggacctcccgaagtccacaaccagttccttagtctttgaggtgttgagttgaaggtggtttgtgtgactccatgcgacaaagttcctcaccagacttctgtactcctcttcctgatcatcccagatacaccccatgatggctgtgtcgtctgcaaacttctgaatgtggcataattcagagttgtagcagaagtcagaggtgtacagggtgaagagaagaggggacagcacagttccctgtggggctcctgtgctgctgaccactgtgtcagacgtgatgtccttcagcctgacgtactgtggtctgtcggtgaggtagtcggagatccaagccaccaggcaggggtccacctccatcctgttcagtttttcttgaagcatacagggccggatggtattaaaggcactggaaaagtcaagaaacaggatcctgaccgtgccttttcccccatccaggtgtgagtgggctctgtgtaggaggtacaggatggcatcctccactccggcacccgccttgtatgcaaactgtagtgggtcctgggcatgttgtacctgtggtcggaggaggttgaggaagagccgctctagagtcttcataagatgtgacgtcagtgccaccggtcggaagtcattcagctcattgggccggttctttttggggaccgggacgatgcaggatgtcttccatagggcgggcactctccccagtcgcagactgaggttgaagactcgttgtagcggctatTAAACATTAGCATTAGCTTTAACTACTTTAGCTATTAGCAGTTAGCCGCATTAGCTATCTATTAGGTTATCGTTAAGGTAGTGTGTAGAAGTGATGGCAAATAATAAAAGGTTATCGTTTGACTGTGGGGCATTGTCATCAGTCAGGACTGCCAATCCTGTTCTCCATCTCATCTGTGCCAGTCAACAATAACCCTCCTGTTTCTTCTGGGGTTTTTTAGTTTCACTCCTGTGGTCTGTTCAGTTTTGATAGATAAATAGTGTTAATTTAATAGCAAAGCATAattataaagttttttttcctatatTGAAGCAAAAGGAAGTAAAGTAAGTACCAGCAACCAGAAACTGTGACAGCCTAACATACCAGCTCTGTTTGATAAGGAGTCAAAGAGTCAGAAGTGtttgaacatttatttaaaacataaaataagaaCTGTGTCCTTTCATTCTGTCATTTTGTCCTCATGTTGTGTATTTTCTTGAGTATCAGTATCGAGCCTGAAATTCTTTTTACGTGACAGTGTTACTCATGAAGACACCGTGCAGCCACGCACTAACTGCCAAGTATGAAAAGTCATGGTTGGTTGCTTTGACAAAAG
This window encodes:
- the LOC101472384 gene encoding tetraspanin-8, whose amino-acid sequence is MAQINTCLKRTFIIFNIFFAIVGGVIISLALLAQFSTSIQEGGNLEGRDSGLFSLYIMGAIIMVLAILGAYGAHKESRVALIVFLVCMVLGCLVMFKYAVPVAIMRPQIEGIMENKFRMFLPLDENSRDMKNMADNIQKIFHCCGLFSYKDWNNIPESCKCNLEEEEEGKCQTVGYRSLMERSTSIYTQTCFPIIMHYFLLGFDIVLGVFFTLAILALLGTILSSAMIHQMRYPNRPPILLTVPTVLSTSPPKYEELYNPPPY